In the Aeromicrobium fastidiosum genome, GGGCTCGCCGGCCGGGCACTGGGTCTTCGACCAGCACCGCCAGGTCGACATCCCTGCTGCGTCGTGCCTCGACATCGAGCGCGGCACCGTGGTCGGCGACTTCGGCGCCGTCATCACGCCGGGCGGCACGCTCGACGGCGAGACGAGCGACTACTTCGGCATCGCGGGCTGGCGTGAGCACCCGCTGTTCCTGCGTCCGCGGCTGCCTGTCGTCCAGGAGGTCGACGGGACGGTCGCGGTGCTCGCGACGCGCGGCGGCAACAACAACTACTACCACTTCCTGCTCGACGTCCTGCCGCGGTTCGGCGTCCTCGAGCGGACGCTGCCGGGCGTCGACGTCGACGCGATCTTCGTGCCGAACGGGTCCGGGTGGCAGCGGACGTTCCTCGACCTCGCTGGCCTCGGTGACGTGCCGGTGCTGTCGTCGGGCCCCGACCGGGCCGTGCGGGCGCGACGCCTGCTGGTGCCGTCGGTGGCCAACCGCCGGGAGGCCGCCCCGTCGTCGTCCGTGACGTGGCTGCGCGAGCACCTCCCGCCACAGGGGACGGACGACACCCCGAGGCGCATCTTCGTGACCCGCGGCCAGGTGCCCAACTCGCGGCGCGTCGTCCACGAGGACGCCGTCATGGAGCAGCTCGCCCAGCGGGGGTTCGTGAGCATCGACCCGGCCAAGCTCACACCGCAGGGGCAGATCGACCTGTTCGCGGGTGCCGAGGTCGTCGTGGCCGCACACGGTGCCGCCCTCACCAACCTGCTGTTCCTGAGCCCCGGTGCCCGGGTGCTCGAGATGTTCGCGCCGAACTACGTCAACAGCTGCTACTGGGCCATCACGCAGGGTATCGCCGACGTCCGGTACCGCTACCTCGTCGGCGACGGCTGGGAGCAGCACGGGCCGGGCGACCCCATGAACAAGATCCTGGCCGACATCGAGATCCCTGCCGCGACGATCGTGGCGGCGGTCGACGAGCTGCTGGCCGACTGACTCAGCGGAAGTCGAGCAGCATCGTGTCGGGGGGCTCGGACTCGTGCGTCATGGCGTCCTTGTCGACGCGGGCGCGGACGCACGTCGTCTCGTGCCGCAGCCGCAGGAAGCCCGTCTGCCCGCCGTAGCTCAGGAAGAGGTCGCGCACCTGCGCCAGGGCCGACTCGCCGACCGAGGGGTGCTTGGTGGCTTCCGCGAACCGCAGGAGCCCCGGCAGGTCGAGCTTCTCCCAGCTGCCGACCTCCTGCGTCTCGGGCTCGTGGAACAGTCCTGATGCGCTGAACGTGTCGGCCGGCGTCGCGGCGTTGTCGCGCGCGCCGGTGATCTCGCGCAGCTTGCGCATCCACGGGATCGAGTCGTCGTGCTGGCGCGAGACGGTCGACAGCAGGCCATCGGGACGCAGCACGCGCGCGTACTCGGCGAGGGCCGTGGGTGCCTCGCGCAGCTCGGGGACGATCACGACGTCGAAGGCGTCGCCCAGGAACGGGAGCCGCTCGCCGGCGCTCCGGACGTACTGGATGTCGGGGTGGCGGCTCGCGGTGACGTCGTCGCCGGCCACGACGACCTCGTGACC is a window encoding:
- a CDS encoding class I SAM-dependent methyltransferase, coding for MTESPEDRTAKWLVGDRLSSVLHLGDGSLAYQLVEQGHEVVVAGDDVTASRHPDIQYVRSAGERLPFLGDAFDVVIVPELREAPTALAEYARVLRPDGLLSTVSRQHDDSIPWMRKLREITGARDNAATPADTFSASGLFHEPETQEVGSWEKLDLPGLLRFAEATKHPSVGESALAQVRDLFLSYGGQTGFLRLRHETTCVRARVDKDAMTHESEPPDTMLLDFR
- a CDS encoding glycosyltransferase family 61 protein: MTRLPPRLQPFWPLVKRVHRFVSLTAGILGRRTRRWHGDRALPARGTASIDETRDREPQHVAIHRAIEGELIRRAPAQGSPAGHWVFDQHRQVDIPAASCLDIERGTVVGDFGAVITPGGTLDGETSDYFGIAGWREHPLFLRPRLPVVQEVDGTVAVLATRGGNNNYYHFLLDVLPRFGVLERTLPGVDVDAIFVPNGSGWQRTFLDLAGLGDVPVLSSGPDRAVRARRLLVPSVANRREAAPSSSVTWLREHLPPQGTDDTPRRIFVTRGQVPNSRRVVHEDAVMEQLAQRGFVSIDPAKLTPQGQIDLFAGAEVVVAAHGAALTNLLFLSPGARVLEMFAPNYVNSCYWAITQGIADVRYRYLVGDGWEQHGPGDPMNKILADIEIPAATIVAAVDELLAD